In Ignavibacteriales bacterium, the DNA window CGGATTGATCTCCTTTAGCGCGTCATACCCGACTCCCAAACGGTCCATAACATCAGGGCGGAAATTTTCCACCACCACGTCGGCAGTCTTCACGAGCTTTTTAAAAATTTCTTTCCCTTCAGGGAATTTCAGGTTAAGCGTAACTGATTTTTTGTTTGCATTCTGTGCAAGAAAACTCGTCCCCATTTGTTTTTTATTCAATTCGGGAAGACATCCCAAAGCACGCGCGAGATCGCCACCTGTCGGGTTTTCGATTTTGATTACCTCGGCACCGAGTAGTGAGAGGTGAAGTGTTGCAAATGGTCCCGACAAGACATTTGTAAGATCGAGAACGCGGATATTTGATAGCAATTTCATCTTGTTTCTTTCTAAGATGCTTACGATTAATTTTATACTTGTTTTACGCTAATTGGTCCCGTTTTATACACCAGCCCCGGCATTTCGCGATTGAAGAATGCTGAAAAACCTTTTGCAAGATCAATCAGTTTTGTCAGATCAATTTCTTTCCTGATACCTATACGCATAATCATACTTTTTTCCTCCGTGTAACATACTTCACTTTGGGTTCTTCAACACGGAAACCAATTTGGCGTTTGGGTTTCTCGGGTGGAGTCATTAATTGTTTGATCGCTTCAAATACAACCCGGAATTGTGAATCGTATTTCTTTTCAAGCTCATCCAATCGCTTGGCGAACTCCTTATTACTTGCCAGCATCTCTCGTAGTTTTACGAAAGCACGCATGATTGCAATGTTTACTAAAATAGCGCGCTCACTATTCAAAACTGTCGATAACATAGCAATCCCTTGTTCTGTAAAAACATAAGGATTATGACCACCAATGTGTTTCCGAGATGGTATCGCAAATTGCGATAGCAGCCAATTCGTTTCTCGTTGTTCAATTTTATCATGAAATCGTCAGGGAACCGCAATATATTTCTTTTTACTTGCTCTCTCAGGCGAATAGGTTTGACTCCGTACATATCAGCCAAATCCTTATCGAGCATTACCCTCTGGCCCCGGATCAGAAATATTTTTTTCTCAATCACCTCATGTAAAATTAACTGTTCCATGTTTAAATCATATTCACTTAAATGATTGTCTTCGTTTTGTAAACCAGCCCCGGCATCTCGCGATTGAAGAATGTTGAAAAATCTTTTGCAAGATCGATCAGTTTTGTCAGATTTATTTCCTTTCTGAAGCCCATACTATGAAGTGCATGGACAAAATCCTCAGTACAAACATTTCCAGCCGCGACTTTTGTAAACGGACATCCGCCGAGACCAGCAATCGATGACTCATAACTTTGCACACCAACCTTCATTGCAGTATACACATTAGCGAGTCCCATTCCGTATGTATTATGAAAATGACATGCAGCTTCAACTGAACTATCGAGCTTAAAAATAGCCTCAAACAGTTTCTCAACTTGATCGGGGGTTGCATGTCCTGCAGTATCGGCAAGCGAGATATTCCTTAAACCGGCATCGAGATACTTCTGAACAATATCGAGAACGCGTTCAGGAGGAACGCGTCCTTCAAAGCCACACCCAAACGCCGATTGCACCGAAACCTGCACACGTTTACCGGCAGTTATTGCTTGTTTTGCCGTTGCAACGATTCTTTCCGTTGCCTCTGCGATGGTCATGCCTGTATTTTTTTTGCTGTGTGTTTCGCTCGCAGAAACGCCCATACAGAACATTTCTACACCGCAGTTTAAACCGCGCTCAAGTCCTTTTTCATTCAGAACTAATCCCGACAAAATAATTTTACTTGTTTTATTTTTAGCCAGCTCGGAAAATAGTTTATCGGTATCTGCCATTTGCGGGACTTTCTCGGGATGCACAAATGAGCCGACCTGAATTATATCGACTCCGGACTCCATGAGACTGTTGATCCACTCGATTTTCTTTTCAAACGGAACAACTTGCTTTTCCAATTGCAAACCGTCACGCAGACCTACTTCATGTATGATAATCTTTTGCATTCTTCTTATCAAATAAATTGGGAACTATGTGAGCACTATCTCTCGTTTAAATAGATCTTTATAATTTGAGCCAAACAATCCCTCTCCCAAACTTGTCCTGAGCGAAGTCGAAGGATTGGGAGAGGGATTATAGGGTGAGGGTTTCAAAGTTTCTCCGCTATTGCCTTTGCCAGATCAAGTGTCTTGTTACTTCCGCCCATATCGTATGTGCGAATTTTTCCTTCCTTGATAACAGCGGCGGTGGCGTTTTCTAACTTTGTTCCCATTTCTTTTTCACCCAGCCAATCGAGCATCATCTTCGCTGCCTGAATGGTAGCGATTGGATTTACTTTATACTGTCCAGCATATTTAGGCGCTGAGCCGTGCGTTGGTTCGAATACTGCCAACTTCTCTCCGATATTTCCGGAACAACCGAATCCAAGTCCGCCAACCATTTGCGCGCAGAGATCCGATATAATATCGCCATACAAATTCGGTGCGACCAACACGTCGTAATTGTGAGGGTTCTTCAACAACCACATGGTTGCCGCATCGATATTCGCATCATCCATCTGAATACCGGGATAATTCTTAGCGACTTCTTTGGCAGTTTCAAAGAATAAACCATCGGTAGCCCTGACAACATTTGCTTTGTGAATTATCGTCACTTTCTTCCGGTTAAATTTCTTCGCGAAGTCAAATGCGGCACGAACGATGCGCTCTGAACCTTTTCGCGTATTAATTTTACATGAGATCGCGTATTGATCTCTTGCATAATCTTTGAAGGCGGTGAAAGGTTTCGATATGCGCAGCAATGTTTCTGCGAGTTCAGGAGGAACGGGTGAAAATTCAACACCGCAATACAAATCTTCTGTATTTTCTCTGAATACAACCAGGTCAATATTTTCTTTGAAGTTCAAAGGATTACCCGGATATCCTTTGCAAGGCCTTAGGCAATTGTAAAGATCGAATTGCTGTCGCATACGGACAATGGGTGATCGATAGATGAGTCCTTTTCCTCTCAATTCAGGAACGAGTTCCGCTTCCGCTTCCTTTATCGGTTTTGATGTAATCGCACCGAACATCGCGGCATTTACATTCTTCAGAAGATCGATGGTGCGCTGCGGCAATGCATCTCCTTCTTTGCACCAGAATTCCCATCCGATATCTCCGTGAATATATTCGGCGTCGAGTTTAAGTTTATCTAAAACAATTTTTGCTGCTTCGAGTACTTCGATTCCAATTCCATCTCCGGGAAGCCATGCGATTTTATAATGAGCCATGTAATTCCTTTCTAAATATTTTAAACAAGAAAAATCTTATAATTTTATCTTAATCAACCAATATGCCAAATTTTCTCAGAATAATTTAATAAAAAAGCCATCCGTTTACAAGGATGGCTTACTTACAAGACTTCGTTCCCAGGTTTGTTTTTATTTCTTCTCTATTCTGTCAAATCTGACAAATCAACCATTAAATGTAATCAATTTTGAATATAGACTTGCACTTTTATTGTATCAGAAATCTTGTTCATTATCAAACAAATTTAATTTACCATTTATATGTTTGAGAGTATCGTTGATAATCCATTTACTTCCATCATATGAAGCTACAGGATTACCATTCGCCGTATGACAATACTCGCAATTATCTAAACCTGAATCATGTGTTCCGGTCGGTGTTGGATTACCGGTTATTTTATCTCCGTGACATGTACCGCATGCCGCCTGAGTCCCGTTAACTTTATTCCACTGCGGACGATTGGATAGATTGCCGTTCGTAAAATAACCGTGACAATAAACATTACTGCAAGTCGAATCTGATGTATGGAATGTTGGTGTGGGGATAATCGATCCACTAGAAGTTTTTAATCCCGCTAAAGTGTCATTGAAAACTACTTGAACGAGAAACGGAGAATCGATATGCCCAGGCGATGAAACAGATGATGGAACGTTGTGGCATTCCTGACATTTTACCGGTTTGCCGAGCGATCCTGTTGCTAAGTGGTTTTGGTGTGCCCCTACTCCGAGCTTAGTGGTCGAGGTATCTCTGTTGATATCTACGGGAGGAGCGGCATCTGTAAACTTAGCTCCACGAAAATTACCATGGCATGTATTGCATTCTTCCGGCCCGGCAGTATTATCATGGCAGTCCCTGCAAGAAACAGTTACCACCTTTTCTCCGCTATAAGTGTTGCCATGACACAACTTGCATTGTTCGAGCGGAAAACCGTTGGATCGTATGAATACCGGATGTCCGGTAACTTCCTCAAATTCAGCAGGATGAGGATATGAGGAATGACAATCGCGGCAAGAGACTTTGGTGCTGCCTCCATAGAAATTATTACCATGACACGAAGCGCATTCATTTACATTCCAATTTTTACTTTTCAGAAATTTGCCGTGGGAATTGGGAGAATTTGGTTCATTCCATCCTGCATCGTGAATACTCAAATCCCCATTGGATGCGGCAGGTAAATTTTTCTTCAACTCAGAACAACTTATGCTCAAGAGTATAAATGCAAACG includes these proteins:
- a CDS encoding hydroxymethylglutaryl-CoA lyase, which gives rise to MQKIIIHEVGLRDGLQLEKQVVPFEKKIEWINSLMESGVDIIQVGSFVHPEKVPQMADTDKLFSELAKNKTSKIILSGLVLNEKGLERGLNCGVEMFCMGVSASETHSKKNTGMTIAEATERIVATAKQAITAGKRVQVSVQSAFGCGFEGRVPPERVLDIVQKYLDAGLRNISLADTAGHATPDQVEKLFEAIFKLDSSVEAACHFHNTYGMGLANVYTAMKVGVQSYESSIAGLGGCPFTKVAAGNVCTEDFVHALHSMGFRKEINLTKLIDLAKDFSTFFNREMPGLVYKTKTII
- a CDS encoding isocitrate/isopropylmalate dehydrogenase family protein — its product is MAHYKIAWLPGDGIGIEVLEAAKIVLDKLKLDAEYIHGDIGWEFWCKEGDALPQRTIDLLKNVNAAMFGAITSKPIKEAEAELVPELRGKGLIYRSPIVRMRQQFDLYNCLRPCKGYPGNPLNFKENIDLVVFRENTEDLYCGVEFSPVPPELAETLLRISKPFTAFKDYARDQYAISCKINTRKGSERIVRAAFDFAKKFNRKKVTIIHKANVVRATDGLFFETAKEVAKNYPGIQMDDANIDAATMWLLKNPHNYDVLVAPNLYGDIISDLCAQMVGGLGFGCSGNIGEKLAVFEPTHGSAPKYAGQYKVNPIATIQAAKMMLDWLGEKEMGTKLENATAAVIKEGKIRTYDMGGSNKTLDLAKAIAEKL
- a CDS encoding CxxxxCH/CxxCH domain-containing protein, with translation MRTISFWFLAFAFILLSISCSELKKNLPAASNGDLSIHDAGWNEPNSPNSHGKFLKSKNWNVNECASCHGNNFYGGSTKVSCRDCHSSYPHPAEFEEVTGHPVFIRSNGFPLEQCKLCHGNTYSGEKVVTVSCRDCHDNTAGPEECNTCHGNFRGAKFTDAAPPVDINRDTSTTKLGVGAHQNHLATGSLGKPVKCQECHNVPSSVSSPGHIDSPFLVQVVFNDTLAGLKTSSGSIIPTPTFHTSDSTCSNVYCHGYFTNGNLSNRPQWNKVNGTQAACGTCHGDKITGNPTPTGTHDSGLDNCEYCHTANGNPVASYDGSKWIINDTLKHINGKLNLFDNEQDF